From the genome of Ralstonia pickettii, one region includes:
- a CDS encoding CmpA/NrtA family ABC transporter substrate-binding protein yields the protein MAAPDKTDALVNPINPKRRTIMKAAATIAGGSAVAVIDPLVRAGAWAAGSDAPEKTELKIGFIPLTDCASVVMASTLGIDKKYGIKITPSKEASWAGVRDKLVSGDLDAAHVLYGLIYGVQLGIGGPKKDMAVLMTLNNNGQAITLSSKLKEAGVKDGASLKAVMAKDKREYVFAQTFPTGTHAMWLYYWLAAHGIHPLQEAKAITVPPPQMVANMRVGNMDGYCVGEPWGARAIADNIGFTAETTQAIWKDHPEKVLGTTAEFVQKYPNTARALTAAVLEAGKFIDASASNRRKTAETVAAKSYVNTDMDIILDRMLGRYTNGLGKTWDDPDPMRFYHDGAVNFPYLSDGMWFLTQHKRWGLLKAHPDYLAVAKQVNRIDIFKQAATATGTPLPKSDMRTAKLIDGVVWDAKNPAAYADGFKLKA from the coding sequence ATGGCCGCGCCAGACAAGACCGACGCTCTCGTCAACCCGATCAACCCGAAGCGCCGCACCATCATGAAAGCCGCGGCGACGATTGCAGGAGGCAGTGCCGTGGCAGTGATCGATCCGCTGGTGCGTGCCGGGGCATGGGCCGCCGGTTCCGATGCGCCCGAGAAGACGGAGCTGAAAATCGGCTTCATTCCGCTCACGGACTGCGCCTCGGTGGTCATGGCGTCCACGCTTGGCATCGACAAGAAGTACGGCATCAAGATCACGCCGTCGAAAGAGGCCTCGTGGGCCGGCGTGCGCGACAAGCTCGTATCGGGCGACCTGGATGCGGCGCACGTGCTCTACGGCCTGATCTACGGCGTGCAGCTCGGCATTGGCGGCCCCAAGAAAGACATGGCGGTGCTGATGACGCTCAACAACAACGGCCAGGCGATCACGCTGTCGTCCAAGCTGAAGGAAGCGGGCGTCAAGGATGGCGCGTCGTTGAAGGCCGTCATGGCAAAAGACAAGCGCGAATATGTGTTCGCGCAGACCTTCCCGACCGGCACGCATGCGATGTGGCTGTATTACTGGCTGGCCGCGCACGGCATCCACCCGCTGCAGGAAGCGAAGGCGATCACCGTGCCGCCGCCGCAGATGGTGGCCAACATGCGCGTCGGCAACATGGATGGCTACTGCGTGGGCGAGCCGTGGGGTGCCCGCGCAATTGCGGACAACATCGGCTTTACCGCCGAGACAACACAGGCCATCTGGAAAGACCACCCCGAGAAGGTGCTCGGCACCACGGCGGAGTTCGTGCAGAAGTATCCGAACACCGCGCGTGCCCTCACGGCCGCGGTGCTGGAAGCGGGCAAGTTCATCGATGCGTCGGCGTCGAACCGACGCAAGACGGCCGAGACCGTCGCCGCCAAGTCGTACGTCAACACCGACATGGACATCATTCTCGACCGCATGCTGGGCCGCTACACCAATGGCCTGGGCAAGACGTGGGACGACCCCGACCCGATGCGCTTCTATCACGACGGCGCGGTCAACTTCCCGTACTTGTCGGACGGCATGTGGTTCCTCACGCAGCACAAGCGCTGGGGCCTGTTGAAGGCGCATCCGGATTACCTGGCCGTCGCCAAGCAGGTCAACCGCATCGACATCTTCAAGCAGGCCGCAACCGCCACCGGCACGCCGCTGCCCAAGAGCGATATGCGCACGGCCAAGTTGATCGACGGCGTGGTGTGGGATGCGAAAAACCCCGCCGCGTATGCGGACGGCTTCAAGCTGAAAGCCTGA
- a CDS encoding OsmC family protein, producing the protein MTIVVSKDTEGLFRHKVTFPEGVTYTDVPKPTGEGSAPDPHAYFDAALASCKALTVTLYARQRKYPLDSIDVAVEHDGTQERQGRYKLRTVLTLHGDLSDEQRADLLRVAGKCPIHKLMTEVEISVDTELAERA; encoded by the coding sequence ATGACGATCGTCGTCAGCAAGGACACCGAAGGCCTTTTCCGCCACAAGGTGACGTTCCCCGAAGGCGTCACCTATACCGATGTGCCCAAGCCGACAGGCGAAGGCAGCGCGCCCGACCCCCACGCCTACTTTGACGCGGCCCTGGCGAGCTGCAAGGCGCTCACCGTCACGCTGTATGCGCGCCAGCGCAAGTACCCGCTCGATTCGATCGACGTGGCCGTCGAGCACGACGGCACCCAGGAGCGTCAGGGCCGCTACAAGTTGCGCACGGTGCTGACTCTGCACGGCGACCTGAGCGACGAGCAGCGCGCCGACCTCCTGCGCGTGGCCGGTAAATGCCCCATTCACAAGCTGATGACCGAGGTCGAGATCAGCGTCGACACCGAGCTTGCCGAGCGCGCCTGA
- the ntrB gene encoding nitrate ABC transporter permease, translating into MNTLVKTLSGVQSDAAPERRRFVARDWFVAAVVRGFPPVLGLVLFVLAWQGIATAIPALPTPAVTWKAAVALFADPFYRNGPNDQGVGWNVLASLARVGAGFGMAAVVGIPAGFLIGRFAFLNAMASPIISLLRPVSPLAWLPIGLLLFKSANPAAIWAIFICSIWPMVINTAVGVTRVPQDYLNVARVLNLSEWKVFTRVLFPAVLPYMLTGVRLSIGTAWLVIVAAEMLTGGVGIGFWLWDEWNNLKVEHIVIAIFVIGVVGLLLEHALLAIARRFSYDAV; encoded by the coding sequence ATGAACACGCTCGTCAAAACATTGTCTGGCGTGCAGTCCGACGCCGCCCCTGAACGTCGCAGGTTCGTTGCGCGCGACTGGTTTGTCGCTGCCGTGGTGCGCGGCTTTCCGCCCGTGCTGGGCTTGGTGCTTTTTGTGCTGGCGTGGCAAGGCATTGCCACGGCCATCCCCGCATTGCCAACACCGGCGGTGACGTGGAAAGCGGCCGTTGCGCTCTTCGCCGATCCGTTCTATCGCAATGGCCCGAATGACCAGGGCGTAGGCTGGAACGTGCTGGCCTCGCTGGCGCGCGTGGGTGCGGGCTTCGGCATGGCGGCAGTTGTCGGCATTCCGGCGGGCTTCCTGATCGGGCGCTTTGCGTTTCTCAATGCGATGGCCTCGCCCATCATCAGCCTGCTGCGGCCGGTGTCGCCGCTGGCGTGGCTGCCGATCGGGCTGCTGCTGTTCAAATCGGCCAACCCGGCGGCCATCTGGGCGATCTTCATCTGCTCGATCTGGCCGATGGTCATCAACACCGCCGTGGGCGTGACGCGCGTGCCGCAGGACTACCTGAACGTGGCCCGTGTGCTGAATCTCTCCGAATGGAAGGTGTTCACGCGCGTGCTGTTTCCCGCCGTGCTGCCGTACATGCTGACGGGCGTGCGGCTGTCCATCGGCACGGCATGGCTGGTGATCGTGGCGGCGGAGATGCTCACCGGCGGCGTCGGCATCGGCTTCTGGCTGTGGGACGAGTGGAACAACCTGAAGGTCGAGCACATCGTCATCGCCATCTTCGTGATTGGTGTGGTGGGCTTGCTGCTCGAGCACGCGCTGCTGGCGATTGCGCGGCGCTTCTCGTACGACGCGGTTTGA
- a CDS encoding fumarylacetoacetate hydrolase family protein, whose amino-acid sequence MTEFVVTPPAVNGIPVRGGQGQFPVRRVYCVGRNYAAHAREMGSDPDREPPFFFCKPADAVRYIADGETGQFVYPTETKDCHYEIELVVAIGTGGRDIAVETAANHIYGYAIGLDMTRRDLQNAAKKGGRPWETGKAFDGSAPIGPIVPAKDVAHPDKGAITLSVNGREHQRGDLSDLIWSVPETIAYLSRLFELRPGDLIYTGTPEGVGPVVVGDLMVGKIDGVGELHVKVI is encoded by the coding sequence ATGACCGAATTCGTCGTCACCCCGCCCGCCGTCAATGGCATTCCCGTGCGTGGCGGGCAGGGCCAGTTTCCGGTGCGCCGTGTGTACTGCGTCGGCCGCAACTACGCCGCCCATGCACGCGAGATGGGTTCCGACCCCGACCGCGAACCGCCGTTCTTCTTCTGCAAGCCGGCCGACGCCGTGCGCTACATCGCAGACGGCGAGACCGGCCAGTTCGTCTACCCGACCGAAACGAAGGATTGCCACTACGAGATCGAACTCGTGGTCGCCATCGGCACGGGCGGGCGCGACATCGCCGTGGAAACGGCAGCCAACCATATCTACGGTTACGCCATCGGCCTGGACATGACGCGCCGGGATCTGCAGAACGCCGCCAAGAAGGGCGGCCGCCCGTGGGAAACCGGCAAGGCATTCGACGGCTCGGCGCCCATCGGTCCGATCGTGCCGGCCAAGGATGTGGCGCATCCGGACAAGGGTGCCATCACGCTGTCGGTCAACGGCCGCGAACACCAGCGCGGTGACCTGTCCGACCTGATCTGGTCGGTGCCGGAAACCATTGCGTATCTGTCGCGCCTGTTCGAACTGCGCCCCGGCGATCTGATCTACACCGGCACGCCAGAAGGCGTCGGCCCCGTGGTCGTCGGCGACCTGATGGTCGGCAAGATCGACGGCGTGGGCGAGCTGCACGTGAAGGTCATTTGA
- a CDS encoding ANTAR domain-containing response regulator yields the protein MQTKPPHSSAPPAAAPMRVLLVRDPLDAEQINLELIRAGLAEAGFVDVGLADADLTLPERIAETQPDMVIVASESAARDTIEHVCVATQHAPRPIVLFTDNDDATRIKTAFAAGITAYIVDGIKPTRVKAVLDVAYARFEHERELRAELDTAKTQLAERKVLERAKGLLMKQMNLSEDDAFKRLRKMAMDRNIKLVEAAQRVIDVMAG from the coding sequence ATGCAAACGAAGCCGCCCCATTCATCCGCCCCGCCCGCCGCCGCGCCCATGCGCGTGCTGCTGGTGCGCGATCCGCTCGACGCTGAACAGATCAACCTCGAGCTGATCCGCGCCGGGCTGGCGGAGGCCGGCTTTGTGGATGTCGGCCTGGCGGACGCCGACCTGACGCTGCCCGAGCGCATTGCCGAGACACAACCCGACATGGTGATCGTCGCCTCTGAATCGGCTGCTCGGGACACCATCGAGCACGTCTGCGTGGCCACCCAGCATGCGCCCCGCCCGATCGTGCTCTTCACCGACAACGACGACGCCACGCGCATCAAGACGGCGTTTGCCGCCGGCATCACCGCCTATATCGTCGACGGGATCAAGCCCACGCGTGTGAAGGCTGTGCTGGACGTCGCCTATGCCCGTTTCGAGCACGAGCGCGAACTGCGGGCCGAGCTGGATACCGCCAAGACCCAGCTGGCCGAGCGCAAGGTGCTCGAGCGCGCCAAGGGCCTGCTGATGAAGCAGATGAACCTGTCGGAAGACGACGCCTTCAAGCGCCTGCGGAAGATGGCGATGGATCGCAACATCAAGCTGGTGGAAGCCGCCCAACGCGTGATCGATGTGATGGCCGGCTGA
- the maiA gene encoding maleylacetoacetate isomerase — MSIKLYNYFRSSASFRVRIALEIKGLPYDYAPVHLLKGEQLAPEFVKLNPDALVPVLCDGNDVLNQSLAIVEYLEETHPEPTLLPGSPSNRAHIRAIALAIACEIHPLNNPRVLKYLKNTFNVEEEARNDWYRHWVKLGFAALETRLSQSPLTGAYCVGDTPTLADVCLVPQVFNGKRLDVAVEDYPTLARIFEHCMAQEAFQRAAPAAQPDAA, encoded by the coding sequence ATGTCGATCAAGCTGTACAACTACTTCCGCAGCTCGGCGTCGTTCCGCGTGCGTATCGCCCTGGAGATCAAGGGCCTGCCGTACGACTACGCGCCGGTGCACCTGCTCAAGGGCGAGCAGCTCGCGCCGGAGTTCGTCAAGCTGAACCCCGATGCGCTGGTGCCCGTGCTGTGCGACGGCAACGACGTGCTGAACCAGTCGTTGGCGATTGTCGAATACCTGGAAGAGACGCATCCCGAGCCCACGCTGCTGCCGGGCTCGCCCAGCAATCGCGCGCACATCCGCGCGATTGCGCTTGCCATCGCATGCGAGATCCATCCGCTGAACAACCCGCGCGTGCTCAAGTACTTGAAGAACACCTTCAACGTGGAAGAAGAGGCGCGCAACGACTGGTATCGCCACTGGGTGAAGCTGGGGTTTGCGGCGTTGGAAACGCGGCTGTCACAGTCGCCGCTGACCGGCGCCTACTGTGTTGGCGATACGCCGACGCTGGCCGACGTGTGCCTCGTGCCGCAGGTGTTCAACGGCAAGCGGCTTGATGTGGCGGTGGAGGATTACCCCACGCTTGCGCGCATCTTTGAGCACTGCATGGCGCAGGAGGCGTTTCAGCGGGCTGCGCCTGCGGCGCAGCCGGATGCGGCGTGA
- a CDS encoding pirin family protein: MTSIQHIIGPHVRDLGGFSVKRVLPSAARQTVGPFIFFDHMGPVDFAPGEGIDVRPHPHIGLATVTYLFDGSMVHRDSLGSVQTITPGDVNWMTAGNGIVHSERSSPEGREKGARVHGIQTWVALPKDQEKVGASFAHHAADTLPKLECPGVQGVVIAGDAFGLTSPVKVSSRTLYVALELAAGASLVIPPEHADRGLYLVEGAVTIDGEALDPHHLAVLEPGGDVTLTAQVSSRVMLLGGDPTDGHRHIYWNFVASDKADIEDAKQRWEADAFAHVPGETERIPLPSK, from the coding sequence ATGACGTCCATTCAGCACATCATCGGCCCGCACGTGCGGGACCTCGGCGGTTTTTCGGTCAAGCGCGTGCTGCCCTCGGCCGCGCGCCAGACGGTGGGCCCTTTCATCTTCTTCGACCACATGGGCCCGGTTGATTTCGCCCCCGGCGAGGGCATCGACGTGCGTCCGCACCCACACATCGGGCTGGCCACTGTCACGTATCTGTTCGACGGCAGCATGGTTCACCGTGACAGCCTCGGCAGCGTGCAGACCATCACCCCCGGCGACGTGAACTGGATGACGGCCGGCAACGGCATCGTCCACTCCGAGCGTTCTTCCCCGGAAGGGCGCGAAAAGGGCGCGCGCGTGCATGGCATCCAGACCTGGGTGGCGCTGCCGAAGGATCAGGAAAAGGTGGGCGCCAGCTTCGCCCATCACGCGGCAGACACGCTGCCCAAGCTGGAATGCCCGGGCGTGCAGGGCGTTGTCATTGCGGGGGATGCGTTTGGGCTGACGTCGCCGGTGAAGGTGAGTTCGCGCACGCTCTATGTGGCGCTGGAACTCGCGGCCGGTGCATCGCTGGTGATTCCGCCCGAGCATGCAGACCGCGGCCTGTATCTGGTCGAGGGTGCTGTCACCATCGACGGCGAGGCGCTCGACCCGCACCACCTCGCGGTGCTGGAGCCCGGCGGCGACGTGACGCTCACCGCGCAGGTGTCGTCGCGCGTGATGCTGCTGGGCGGTGACCCGACCGACGGCCACCGTCACATCTACTGGAACTTCGTCGCCAGCGATAAGGCCGACATTGAAGACGCCAAGCAGCGCTGGGAGGCCGACGCGTTCGCCCACGTGCCGGGCGAAACGGAGCGCATTCCGCTGCCGTCCAAGTAA
- a CDS encoding ABC transporter ATP-binding protein, with protein sequence MTDKFLRIENVGQTFKTKRGPFVALRDIDLTVARGECIALIGHSGCGKSTLLNLIAGLTRPTTGGLILAEREIAGPGPDRAVVFQNHSLLPWLTCFDNVYLAVERVFGKTETKAQLRDRTHAALALVGLSHAEQKHPHEISGGMKQRVGIARALSMEPKVLLMDEPFGALDALTRAHLQDELLKIVAATGSTVVMVTHDVDEAVLLADRIVMMTNGPAATIGEVLTVDLPRPRDRMALAEDPTYHACRTAVLDFLYRKQRHPVAEAA encoded by the coding sequence ATGACAGACAAATTCCTGCGCATTGAAAACGTCGGGCAGACGTTCAAGACCAAGCGCGGCCCGTTCGTCGCCCTGCGCGATATCGACCTGACGGTGGCGCGCGGTGAGTGCATCGCGCTCATCGGGCACTCGGGGTGCGGTAAGTCGACGTTGCTCAATCTCATTGCCGGCCTCACGCGGCCGACCACGGGTGGATTGATTCTGGCCGAGCGGGAGATTGCCGGGCCGGGGCCAGATCGCGCGGTGGTGTTTCAGAACCATTCGCTGCTGCCGTGGCTCACGTGCTTTGACAACGTGTATCTCGCCGTCGAGCGCGTCTTCGGCAAGACCGAGACCAAGGCGCAGTTGCGTGATCGCACGCATGCGGCGCTGGCGTTGGTGGGCTTGTCGCATGCCGAACAGAAGCATCCGCACGAAATCTCGGGCGGGATGAAGCAGCGCGTGGGCATTGCGCGGGCGTTGTCCATGGAGCCGAAGGTGCTGCTGATGGATGAGCCCTTTGGCGCGCTGGATGCGCTCACGCGCGCGCATCTGCAGGATGAGCTGCTGAAGATCGTGGCGGCGACCGGCAGCACGGTGGTGATGGTGACCCACGATGTGGATGAAGCGGTGCTGTTGGCAGACCGCATCGTGATGATGACGAATGGGCCGGCGGCGACGATTGGCGAGGTGTTGACGGTGGATTTGCCGCGGCCGCGGGATCGGATGGCGTTGGCGGAGGATCCGACTTATCACGCTTGCCGGACGGCGGTGTTGGATTTTCTGTATCGGAAGCAGAGGCATCCGGTGGCGGAGGCTGCCTGA
- a CDS encoding diguanylate cyclase domain-containing protein encodes MVPRRPLVAIAGGIGFLLVLVGLTVMVGWLRHWPWAVKLGTDRLLIVFATGINLTLLGAGLTALLVGTVRPNIRWADPMARGLGGVVAVLAGLRLAEMITGWPIGLDFPGVHAWLDRQWVTGWIGGMHPSHALAMAASATALSLVPTLRKPHRARWFWGLVGLSMLLCAGDLLGRAMALEYLYPTWLVWRASDVAAICTLLVVTGVLSVAVIRHPGVLHLRLSPEDTIVWISGGCVLLAGLGATITAFIIQVDSVSLTFGTTRTRALSSYAEEFDQLLAMRAESPRLVAAATHIQEVLRHPADNAARLRGASALQAYREQGYSYLQLRTLAGEGIVSLGMQTLKPELSIPLHAGLAPERVTLQWVHGFAMRTETPVMADGMQIGWLVAEQPLAHMTARYASERGIGKTETLAMSGFDARGRAMSFPQRFDAYVFPLPALTVDRRPLPSRLALAGEAGYGQWQDIHGMPTSFSYTPIGHTGLALISKIACAELYAPMRVQFERLAAFMLCLMIGSVLVIRLTVRPFANRLAASERALRTANESLERRRDALRASREQLRLVADNVPAQLSYVDPDGIVRFASRTLLEAFGRREDEMLDHHVRDIYAPEDYRALLPYMTEVLAGYPVQFEIQSMRTGVPRYLSGHYFPDYDDRGTLRGYFSVLQDLTARTTAELALARSERALKLVLDNAPLLVSHINPDGVFTFCNVTHARWLQRTPEEVCGQTPERVFTPSTYALLAPYLARAQQGESVQFEITAPWYEKPSASGLRSRTRHFRGQLVPDAGEAQDGRCGFYAFVQDVTEAKRSEMELSRMARFDALTGLPNRYELYERLRAALERRQRLPAPLGVLYLDVDHFKHINDTYGHAAGDAVLVEVAHRLQRAVRRTDTVARLAGDEFIILLDPIDAPDDALHTAQKIVGAIRPPITLRGDTILHVTTSVGVACPAPEVREPDTALREADRALYWAKSRGRNTAA; translated from the coding sequence ATGGTTCCTCGCCGGCCGCTTGTCGCCATTGCCGGCGGCATCGGCTTCCTCCTCGTCCTTGTCGGGCTGACCGTGATGGTCGGCTGGCTGCGGCATTGGCCGTGGGCGGTGAAGCTGGGCACCGATCGGCTGCTGATCGTGTTCGCCACGGGGATCAACCTGACCCTGCTCGGCGCGGGACTGACAGCGCTGCTGGTCGGGACGGTACGGCCAAATATTCGCTGGGCAGATCCGATGGCCCGCGGGCTGGGCGGCGTGGTGGCGGTGCTGGCCGGGCTGCGGCTGGCCGAGATGATCACGGGATGGCCGATCGGGTTGGACTTTCCAGGCGTGCACGCCTGGCTCGACCGCCAATGGGTGACCGGATGGATTGGCGGCATGCACCCCAGCCACGCGCTGGCGATGGCCGCGTCGGCGACGGCCCTGAGCCTCGTGCCGACGTTGCGCAAACCGCACCGTGCGCGGTGGTTCTGGGGCCTGGTCGGCCTGTCGATGCTGCTGTGCGCCGGGGACCTGCTTGGGCGCGCCATGGCGCTGGAGTATCTGTACCCGACGTGGTTGGTGTGGCGCGCCTCGGACGTGGCGGCCATCTGCACGCTGCTGGTGGTCACGGGCGTGCTGTCCGTGGCGGTGATCCGGCATCCGGGCGTGTTGCACCTGCGCCTGTCGCCGGAAGACACCATCGTGTGGATCAGCGGCGGCTGCGTGTTGCTTGCGGGCCTGGGCGCCACCATCACGGCATTCATCATCCAGGTGGACAGCGTCAGCCTGACATTCGGCACCACGCGGACGCGGGCGCTCTCCAGCTACGCAGAAGAGTTCGATCAGCTGCTGGCCATGCGCGCCGAGAGCCCCCGTCTGGTGGCCGCCGCCACGCACATCCAGGAGGTGCTGCGGCATCCGGCCGACAACGCAGCGCGCCTGCGCGGCGCGAGCGCACTGCAGGCGTATCGGGAACAGGGCTACTCGTACCTGCAACTGCGTACGCTGGCGGGCGAGGGCATCGTCAGTCTCGGCATGCAAACGCTTAAGCCGGAGCTGTCGATTCCGCTGCACGCCGGCCTCGCGCCTGAGCGCGTCACGCTGCAATGGGTACACGGATTCGCCATGCGCACGGAAACGCCTGTCATGGCAGACGGCATGCAGATCGGCTGGTTGGTCGCAGAGCAACCGCTTGCCCACATGACCGCGCGCTACGCCAGCGAACGCGGCATCGGAAAGACCGAAACGCTGGCAATGTCGGGCTTTGATGCACGCGGCCGCGCCATGTCGTTTCCGCAGCGCTTCGATGCGTACGTATTTCCGCTGCCGGCGCTTACGGTCGACCGCCGACCACTGCCGTCGCGCCTTGCGCTGGCGGGCGAGGCAGGTTACGGCCAATGGCAGGACATCCACGGCATGCCGACGTCGTTCAGCTACACGCCGATCGGCCATACGGGCCTGGCGCTGATCAGCAAGATCGCCTGCGCCGAGTTGTACGCACCCATGCGCGTGCAGTTCGAGCGGCTGGCGGCCTTCATGCTGTGCCTGATGATCGGCAGCGTGCTGGTGATCCGTTTGACGGTGCGTCCGTTCGCCAATCGGCTGGCCGCGTCCGAACGGGCGCTGCGCACCGCCAACGAAAGCCTCGAGCGCCGCCGCGACGCCCTGCGCGCCAGCCGCGAACAACTGCGCCTGGTGGCCGACAACGTGCCGGCGCAGCTCAGCTATGTCGACCCCGACGGCATCGTGCGCTTTGCCAGCCGCACCCTGCTCGAAGCCTTCGGCCGCCGCGAGGACGAGATGCTCGATCACCACGTGCGCGACATCTACGCCCCCGAGGACTATCGCGCGCTGCTGCCTTACATGACCGAGGTGCTGGCCGGGTACCCGGTGCAATTCGAGATCCAGTCGATGCGCACAGGCGTGCCCCGCTACCTGAGCGGTCATTACTTTCCTGACTACGACGATCGCGGCACGCTGCGGGGCTATTTCTCCGTGCTGCAGGATCTGACGGCCCGCACCACTGCCGAGCTGGCTCTGGCGCGCAGTGAACGGGCGCTCAAGCTGGTGCTCGACAACGCGCCGCTGCTGGTCTCGCACATCAACCCGGATGGCGTCTTCACGTTCTGCAACGTCACGCACGCACGTTGGCTGCAGCGCACCCCGGAGGAAGTCTGTGGCCAGACGCCGGAACGGGTCTTCACGCCGAGCACGTACGCGCTGCTCGCGCCGTATCTCGCGCGCGCGCAGCAAGGAGAATCGGTCCAATTCGAGATCACCGCGCCGTGGTACGAAAAACCGTCTGCCAGCGGTCTGCGCAGCCGCACACGCCACTTCCGAGGTCAGCTCGTCCCCGATGCCGGAGAAGCGCAGGACGGCCGCTGCGGCTTCTACGCATTCGTGCAGGACGTGACCGAAGCCAAGCGCAGCGAGATGGAGCTTTCCCGCATGGCGCGCTTTGATGCGCTGACGGGCCTGCCCAACCGTTATGAGCTGTACGAGCGGCTGCGCGCAGCGCTGGAGCGCCGTCAGCGGCTGCCTGCGCCGTTGGGGGTGCTGTACCTGGACGTCGACCACTTCAAGCACATCAACGACACCTACGGCCACGCCGCCGGCGATGCAGTGCTGGTGGAAGTCGCCCACCGCCTTCAACGCGCCGTGCGCCGCACCGACACCGTGGCCCGCCTCGCGGGTGACGAATTCATCATCCTGCTGGACCCCATCGACGCCCCGGATGATGCGCTGCACACGGCACAGAAAATCGTCGGTGCAATCCGCCCGCCCATCACCCTGCGGGGCGACACGATCCTGCACGTCACGACGAGCGTCGGTGTCGCGTGTCCCGCCCCCGAAGTACGTGAACCCGACACCGCTTTGCGGGAAGCGGATCGCGCACTTTACTGGGCCAAGTCGCGCGGTCGAAACACGGCGGCGTAG
- the ybiB gene encoding DNA-binding protein YbiB, with protein MPAPPILPATATEDAFANGPFPAARFIKEIGRGADGARALVKHDARALFTAMLESRISDVQLGAILMAYRIKGETPEELDGMLEATHAHCRPLPAPNTPEHALPVVIPSYNGARRQPNLVPLLAKLLAREGVPVLVHGIRRFDGRITTAALFAALGWPVCEHMDDARQRLERDRLAFVPIDVLSPQLTSLLDKREIVGLRNSAHTVVKMLQPIGGHAPHEALRLVSYTHPEYRDTLTDYFLRHPANVLLARGTEGEAVADARRGSAVEWLHDGAHETVIDAVEGSSDAPPELPAGTDVAATARWIEAVLEGKQPVPEPIAKQVRAIVRCARPAQAT; from the coding sequence ATGCCCGCTCCCCCCATCCTCCCCGCCACCGCGACTGAAGACGCCTTCGCCAATGGCCCCTTCCCCGCTGCCCGCTTCATCAAGGAAATCGGCCGCGGCGCAGACGGCGCCCGAGCGCTGGTCAAGCACGATGCCCGCGCGCTCTTCACCGCCATGCTGGAAAGCCGCATCTCTGACGTGCAGCTCGGCGCCATCCTCATGGCCTACCGCATCAAGGGGGAAACGCCGGAGGAACTCGACGGCATGCTGGAAGCCACGCATGCGCATTGCCGGCCGCTGCCGGCCCCGAACACGCCGGAGCACGCGCTGCCGGTCGTCATCCCCAGCTACAACGGCGCCCGCCGCCAGCCGAACCTGGTGCCGCTGCTGGCGAAGCTGCTGGCGCGCGAAGGTGTGCCGGTGCTGGTGCATGGCATCCGCCGCTTCGATGGCCGCATCACTACGGCGGCGCTGTTCGCAGCGCTCGGCTGGCCTGTCTGCGAGCACATGGACGACGCACGTCAGCGGCTGGAGCGCGATCGGCTGGCGTTCGTGCCGATCGACGTGCTCTCGCCCCAGCTGACCTCGCTCTTGGACAAGCGCGAGATCGTCGGCCTGCGCAATTCGGCCCACACAGTGGTGAAGATGCTGCAGCCCATTGGTGGGCATGCGCCCCACGAGGCGCTGCGGCTGGTCAGCTACACGCACCCGGAATACCGCGACACGCTCACCGATTACTTCCTGCGCCATCCGGCCAATGTGCTGCTGGCACGTGGCACCGAGGGCGAGGCGGTGGCCGATGCGCGGCGCGGCAGCGCGGTGGAGTGGCTGCACGACGGCGCGCATGAAACGGTGATCGATGCGGTGGAAGGTTCGAGCGACGCACCGCCTGAGCTGCCCGCAGGAACGGACGTGGCAGCAACGGCACGGTGGATTGAGGCGGTGCTCGAAGGCAAGCAGCCGGTGCCGGAGCCGATCGCCAAGCAGGTCCGCGCGATCGTGCGGTGTGCACGACCGGCGCAGGCTACCTGA